One stretch of Roseimicrobium sp. ORNL1 DNA includes these proteins:
- a CDS encoding DUF4838 domain-containing protein: MKFLLALASLLFFSVKAAIAQSQPLLVDGGQPRAEIVIAENPARMARLAAQELQTYVQKVSGATLPIVTTESGGGRIPIYVGKSAATEKLKVGGDELRHGAFRMVSGERWLALVGRDRDYTPREPWPHTARDLERVRSEWDTLTGEKWEMDLNLRQTFKMENKELGVWEQDERGSLNAVHEFLRGLGVRWYLPGDIGEIVPKQASIALPKGDRTVIPDFPLRYPYQYGKRFAGKTEETLWQLRLGLNQAPDLIGPGYVAHGTNNVHAREEVKKAHPEYYTLIDGKRDTAESGKPCLSSPGLREQNVKYVRAMFDKMEIPVVSVMPADGYVGMCQCDLCKGKETPERGSFGRFSDYVWGYVDAVGRELLKTHPDRKIICVAYGASVLPPTKIEKLSPNIIVCIAQQRASFYEKERREWMDELRRNWLVKLPAGGTSLCNYEYYLHPRQERAYAFLPVYFPHAIAEDLRSLKGISMGDYMEFYREADLKAFGVNALNLYVTSRLWWDSSLDVDAMINEYCRDLYGPASEEMKAFIAYGEAHWMGMNQSSEQIAEAFTLLAKAQQKVAADSLPGKRIALVADYIQPLVARREQLLRTAGRENARVLRINDKDGKEISLDGKLDEPLWKKMSAYQTGELVDCTTGKVTRAKTRFHVFFSDNALYFGMRCDDLDMANVQNTGDKNDDPRILEGDNLQLLFETQNHAFYQIAVNAAGRVLDVDHDGEPKPAWSSGAKVATFTGDKFWSVEIRLPLGGDLQDAVDPLNGISGRKPAATYPWYFNVCRQRVRNGTVERFALSPTSKPDFLDPMKFARLNGYAPPANWEKEKQRRADAKAAPDSN; this comes from the coding sequence ATGAAGTTTCTCCTCGCGCTCGCTTCGCTGTTGTTCTTCTCCGTCAAGGCCGCCATAGCCCAATCCCAGCCTCTCCTTGTTGATGGCGGTCAGCCGCGCGCGGAGATCGTCATTGCCGAGAATCCGGCTCGCATGGCGCGGCTGGCGGCGCAGGAATTGCAAACGTACGTGCAAAAGGTCAGTGGCGCCACACTCCCGATTGTGACCACGGAGTCCGGCGGCGGACGCATTCCCATTTATGTTGGAAAAAGCGCCGCGACGGAAAAGCTGAAGGTGGGTGGCGATGAACTGCGGCATGGCGCCTTCCGAATGGTCTCGGGGGAGCGGTGGCTGGCCCTCGTTGGACGTGATCGCGATTACACGCCGCGCGAACCCTGGCCGCACACCGCCAGGGATCTGGAACGCGTGCGCAGTGAGTGGGACACACTCACCGGCGAGAAGTGGGAGATGGACCTCAATCTCCGGCAGACCTTCAAGATGGAGAACAAGGAACTGGGCGTGTGGGAGCAGGATGAGCGCGGCTCACTCAATGCGGTGCACGAGTTTTTGCGCGGACTCGGAGTGCGCTGGTACCTGCCGGGAGACATCGGCGAGATCGTGCCGAAGCAGGCCAGCATCGCGCTGCCAAAGGGTGACCGCACGGTGATACCGGACTTCCCTCTGCGTTATCCGTATCAGTATGGGAAACGCTTCGCTGGAAAGACGGAGGAGACCCTGTGGCAGTTGCGACTTGGGTTGAACCAGGCGCCGGATCTCATTGGCCCGGGTTACGTGGCACACGGGACAAATAATGTGCACGCGCGCGAGGAGGTGAAGAAGGCACACCCGGAATACTACACACTCATCGACGGGAAGCGCGACACGGCGGAGTCAGGCAAGCCCTGCCTCTCCTCGCCCGGGTTGCGCGAGCAGAATGTGAAATACGTGCGTGCCATGTTCGACAAGATGGAGATTCCTGTCGTCTCCGTGATGCCCGCAGACGGCTATGTGGGCATGTGCCAGTGCGACCTTTGCAAGGGCAAGGAGACGCCGGAGCGTGGTTCCTTTGGCCGCTTCTCCGACTACGTGTGGGGCTATGTGGACGCGGTTGGCAGGGAACTGCTGAAGACACATCCTGACCGGAAGATTATCTGTGTCGCTTATGGAGCCTCCGTGCTGCCGCCGACGAAGATCGAGAAGTTGAGCCCGAACATCATTGTGTGCATCGCACAGCAGCGTGCCTCCTTCTACGAAAAGGAGCGGCGCGAATGGATGGACGAACTGCGCCGCAATTGGCTCGTGAAGCTGCCAGCGGGCGGGACTTCGCTCTGCAACTATGAATACTACCTGCATCCGCGGCAGGAGCGCGCGTATGCCTTTCTCCCGGTCTATTTCCCGCATGCCATTGCGGAGGATTTACGCTCGCTGAAGGGCATTTCCATGGGCGACTACATGGAATTCTATCGCGAGGCTGACTTGAAGGCCTTCGGCGTGAATGCGCTCAATCTCTACGTGACCTCACGGTTGTGGTGGGACTCCAGCCTGGATGTGGATGCGATGATCAATGAGTACTGCCGCGACCTCTACGGGCCTGCGAGCGAGGAGATGAAAGCCTTCATTGCCTATGGTGAAGCGCACTGGATGGGCATGAATCAATCGTCCGAGCAGATTGCGGAAGCCTTCACCCTTCTCGCCAAGGCGCAACAGAAAGTCGCCGCGGACTCACTGCCCGGTAAGCGCATCGCGTTGGTGGCAGACTACATCCAGCCACTCGTCGCCCGTCGTGAGCAGTTGCTGCGCACCGCTGGTCGCGAGAATGCACGCGTCCTGCGCATCAATGACAAGGATGGTAAAGAGATCTCGCTCGATGGAAAACTCGATGAACCCCTGTGGAAGAAGATGTCCGCCTATCAAACCGGCGAGCTCGTCGACTGCACCACGGGTAAGGTGACAAGAGCAAAGACACGCTTCCACGTCTTCTTCTCGGATAACGCGCTCTACTTCGGCATGCGCTGCGATGACCTGGACATGGCAAATGTACAGAACACCGGCGATAAGAATGATGACCCACGCATCCTTGAGGGCGACAACCTCCAGTTGCTCTTCGAAACACAAAACCACGCCTTCTACCAGATTGCCGTGAATGCAGCAGGCCGCGTGCTCGACGTGGATCATGATGGGGAGCCGAAGCCTGCGTGGTCATCCGGTGCAAAAGTGGCGACCTTCACAGGCGACAAATTCTGGAGCGTGGAAATCCGGCTGCCCTTGGGCGGCGATCTCCAGGACGCCGTGGACCCGCTCAACGGCATCTCTGGTCGTAAACCGGCCGCCACCTATCCTTGGTATTTCAATGTTTGCCGTCAACGCGTGCGCAACGGCACTGTGGAGCGCTTCGCTCTCTCTCCCACCTCGAAGCCGGACTTCCTCGACCCCATGAAGTTTGCCCGCTTGAATGGCTATGCGCCGCCCGCGAACTGGGAAAAGGAAAAGCAGCGCCGCGCCGATGCCAAGGCTGCACCGGACTCCAACTGA
- a CDS encoding glycoside hydrolase family 75 protein produces the protein MSDVPPSDQTPSPKPLRGAQVPPPEDDSELPERWANHKPRIGFFGGLIRVMVLGIILLALILPFTPYAGRVKRGLERIVDKAKESKVIFQEKKVIEEKTVVKDKIVEKEKIVEVPAPPPPLPSKFIPRKEVDVATLYNGLTIQTKLDAQEGNFASVERLDKDAFTVEFQLKVRVPKPNTTLAELSRINDQLPKVLPGLEPMLKDAKVSGFYHKLYERKTSLVQQNLTRLNKILDRHNFFDCETILELTHPESKRRVLLIQSEMDVVADGSDGDRMPEMSESIYKSDYYQPFTSYEWAKKSQTPNPLLARWQARQESVKKEYGAKGLSAARNAELKGELQQIESTVRALKSRSSLIAEKDPFIVISLIFKDYPKTHPHAPSIGDYAAVLHGGKIYPAICGDYGPTMKMGEASLLMAKTINDKATPYIRPESDLKVTYLIFPGTADKPFGPPDVNKWHEKVSAYLRDCGGLGEGFALHKWEPFPPPPPAPTPPATTTTPTLATGTEPKLGEMTPAPGTPQPAPVVTGSAPATTPPTGTVPQSPMPTPPIPTPPGSPALPATPSVIPATKTP, from the coding sequence ATGTCAGACGTCCCCCCCTCTGATCAAACTCCATCTCCCAAGCCGTTGCGTGGCGCGCAGGTGCCACCACCCGAGGATGACTCTGAGCTGCCCGAGCGCTGGGCGAATCATAAACCGCGCATCGGTTTCTTCGGCGGTCTCATCCGCGTCATGGTGCTGGGCATCATCCTGCTGGCGCTCATCCTCCCCTTCACGCCTTATGCGGGGCGGGTGAAGCGCGGGCTGGAGCGTATTGTGGACAAGGCAAAGGAGAGCAAGGTCATCTTCCAGGAAAAGAAGGTCATCGAAGAGAAGACCGTGGTGAAGGACAAGATTGTCGAGAAGGAAAAGATTGTCGAGGTCCCCGCACCGCCGCCGCCGCTGCCTTCCAAGTTCATCCCACGCAAGGAAGTGGACGTAGCTACGCTCTACAACGGCCTCACCATCCAGACGAAGCTGGACGCGCAGGAGGGCAACTTCGCCAGCGTCGAGCGCCTGGACAAGGATGCCTTCACCGTGGAGTTCCAGCTCAAGGTGCGCGTGCCGAAGCCGAATACCACCCTCGCGGAACTTTCACGCATCAATGACCAGCTTCCGAAGGTGTTGCCCGGTCTCGAGCCTATGCTGAAGGATGCGAAGGTCTCCGGCTTCTACCACAAGCTCTATGAGCGCAAGACCTCGCTCGTGCAGCAGAACCTCACCCGGCTGAACAAGATTCTCGACCGGCACAATTTCTTCGACTGCGAGACCATCCTGGAACTCACCCATCCCGAGTCGAAGCGCCGCGTGCTTCTCATCCAGAGTGAAATGGACGTGGTGGCCGATGGCTCGGATGGCGACCGCATGCCGGAGATGAGCGAGAGCATTTACAAGAGCGACTACTACCAGCCCTTCACCAGCTACGAGTGGGCGAAGAAATCCCAGACGCCGAATCCGCTGCTGGCTCGCTGGCAGGCACGACAGGAGTCCGTGAAGAAAGAGTATGGCGCCAAGGGCTTGTCCGCCGCGCGAAATGCGGAGCTGAAGGGCGAACTCCAGCAGATCGAGTCCACCGTCCGCGCGCTTAAGTCCCGCAGCAGCCTCATCGCGGAGAAGGACCCCTTCATCGTGATTTCGCTGATCTTCAAAGATTACCCGAAGACGCATCCCCACGCGCCGTCGATTGGCGACTATGCGGCGGTGCTGCATGGCGGCAAAATCTACCCCGCCATCTGTGGCGACTATGGCCCGACCATGAAGATGGGCGAGGCTTCGCTGCTTATGGCGAAGACCATCAATGACAAGGCCACGCCCTACATTCGCCCCGAGAGCGACCTGAAGGTGACCTACCTCATCTTCCCCGGCACGGCGGACAAACCGTTCGGTCCACCGGACGTGAACAAGTGGCATGAAAAGGTGAGTGCCTACCTGCGCGATTGCGGCGGCCTCGGCGAGGGCTTTGCGCTGCACAAGTGGGAGCCTTTCCCGCCGCCGCCTCCCGCTCCTACTCCACCGGCAACAACAACCACTCCCACGCTGGCTACCGGCACTGAGCCGAAGCTTGGCGAGATGACGCCTGCTCCGGGGACTCCACAGCCTGCTCCAGTGGTCACCGGCTCTGCGCCAGCTACCACTCCGCCGACTGGTACAGTTCCACAAAGCCCGATGCCGACGCCTCCGATTCCCACGCCACCCGGCTCACCTGCCTTGCCCGCCACTCCCTCCGTGATTCCCGCCACGAAGACGCCGTGA
- a CDS encoding SDR family NAD(P)-dependent oxidoreductase translates to MAHPSDSKFSGNVSASAGASGVVPTGDARSGKTGRTRPFTLPGCSAIITGASSGLGAEFARQLRLTASTLVLAARSGDALEKLKAELGNGQLQVHVVACDLSTDAGRAALWEKVSTLPTPPNLLINNAGLGDYGEFMAAPEARIHSQIDLNITALTMLTHEFVARTQATEDRPSAVINISSLASTTPVPDLAVYAATKSYVSSLTEGLAIELESRHIRLLAVCPGPTPTNFGKNARREADKDIDRSGQDLLTVPPQRVVSSALHSLEAGHRRMFPGKRVALAAFLFEKMPRWMMRGILTARYRRAMSKS, encoded by the coding sequence ATGGCCCATCCATCCGACTCAAAGTTTTCCGGGAATGTCTCCGCATCCGCAGGGGCGAGTGGGGTGGTGCCTACCGGAGATGCCCGCTCAGGAAAGACAGGTCGCACACGACCCTTCACCCTGCCCGGCTGCAGCGCCATCATCACCGGGGCATCCTCGGGTTTGGGCGCGGAGTTTGCGCGGCAGCTTCGACTCACCGCCTCCACCCTGGTCCTGGCAGCACGCAGCGGCGATGCATTGGAGAAGTTGAAGGCGGAACTCGGCAATGGCCAGCTGCAGGTGCATGTTGTCGCCTGTGACCTTTCCACGGACGCTGGAAGAGCCGCGTTGTGGGAAAAGGTGAGCACGCTCCCCACACCGCCGAACCTTCTGATCAACAATGCCGGTCTCGGCGACTACGGCGAGTTCATGGCGGCACCCGAGGCGCGCATCCACTCGCAGATTGATCTGAACATCACAGCCCTCACGATGCTCACGCATGAGTTCGTGGCCCGCACGCAGGCCACAGAGGACCGTCCCTCGGCCGTCATCAATATCAGCTCGTTGGCCAGTACCACGCCGGTGCCGGATCTCGCCGTGTACGCCGCCACGAAGTCGTATGTGTCGAGCCTCACCGAGGGGCTCGCGATCGAGCTCGAGTCGCGGCACATCCGCCTGCTGGCCGTATGCCCAGGACCCACGCCCACGAACTTCGGCAAAAACGCCCGGCGCGAGGCGGACAAGGACATCGACCGCAGCGGGCAGGACCTGCTGACCGTGCCACCGCAGCGCGTGGTTTCCTCGGCCCTGCACAGCCTGGAGGCCGGTCACCGGCGAATGTTTCCAGGGAAGCGTGTGGCCCTGGCCGCGTTTCTATTTGAGAAGATGCCCCGCTGGATGATGCGCGGCATTCTGACAGCGCGGTACCGTCGCGCGATGTCCAAGAGCTGA
- a CDS encoding cupin domain-containing protein, producing MTINQLSAQAPFTTKDGSTIRSILDRTNAPVELQSLAEATVPSGTATQRHYHKVSEEFYFILEGHGLMEINGETQNVSPGDAILIPRTAWHQITANAGSTLRFLCCCAPPYAHEDTYF from the coding sequence ATGACCATCAACCAACTCTCCGCCCAAGCCCCCTTCACGACCAAGGACGGCTCCACCATTCGCAGCATCCTGGATCGCACTAATGCACCTGTGGAACTGCAAAGCCTCGCGGAAGCCACCGTCCCCTCCGGCACCGCCACCCAGCGGCACTATCACAAGGTAAGCGAGGAGTTTTATTTCATCCTCGAAGGTCACGGCCTGATGGAAATCAATGGCGAGACCCAAAACGTCAGCCCCGGCGATGCCATCCTGATTCCCCGCACCGCGTGGCACCAAATCACCGCGAATGCGGGATCCACCCTTCGCTTCCTCTGCTGCTGCGCTCCGCCGTATGCGCATGAGGATACGTACTTTTGA
- a CDS encoding L-histidine N(alpha)-methyltransferase, which produces MPSSSDKIKTPASTKGTGDLAPPSGRPTPEDIKVPGNQLIWQIIKELPREHVLLFGVLLIFFLLSIAMLAAGAIKDRTEFFYISYGSLVLCALSIFFIVHQSRVTIGTPLSPTGGANSNPQPNPVSQVTQIALSSLGESAHQGSFESETRITLGIDAAGFGWTLCFIGEDQSDMLQALCSDLKRERSTTGDGKRFASGFSYWGIVPTLAWATASSDPRYVMMKQSHDQFAKRWGKLHKERSHNYHYVSLGVGTGKKDQIILSDLRKDFSNHAETNKRMFYFPVDMSPEMLRLGVKSIAALDLVKLSRLLPLQIDFANEQNIAELREMLDKFVGNEPILFSLLGNTLANFEDDGELLQRLSRLLRGGDKLLLEVASTETINDATVKLAAQEYAGSKRFCKFVTSSLLQYTDLPVNEEWVQYHADAEESKAIRLTMFYENKSPDIRSFRLPDSLSVNFTAGDTVRLYISRKYTAAGIQGLIGAAGMEIQHRDRKPFSPTSGGFGIDLLLLNKMKG; this is translated from the coding sequence ATGCCTTCTTCATCTGATAAAATCAAAACTCCCGCTAGTACAAAAGGAACGGGAGACCTAGCTCCACCATCCGGTCGTCCGACTCCCGAGGACATTAAAGTTCCGGGAAACCAGTTGATATGGCAGATCATAAAAGAGCTACCCAGGGAGCACGTATTGCTTTTCGGCGTTTTATTAATTTTCTTCTTACTAAGTATCGCAATGCTGGCTGCAGGGGCCATCAAGGATCGTACAGAGTTCTTTTATATATCGTACGGCAGCCTTGTCCTTTGTGCGTTGAGCATCTTCTTTATAGTGCATCAATCGCGAGTAACCATCGGCACCCCCCTTTCACCAACGGGAGGAGCCAACTCCAATCCACAGCCGAATCCAGTCTCACAGGTCACGCAAATTGCTCTAAGTTCTTTAGGGGAGAGCGCCCACCAGGGTTCTTTTGAATCAGAAACACGAATCACACTAGGCATAGACGCAGCGGGTTTTGGTTGGACACTCTGCTTCATTGGGGAGGATCAATCGGACATGCTACAAGCATTGTGCAGTGATCTGAAGCGAGAGCGCTCAACAACAGGAGACGGCAAGAGATTCGCATCAGGATTCTCATATTGGGGAATTGTTCCAACTCTCGCTTGGGCAACTGCCTCAAGTGATCCCAGATATGTCATGATGAAGCAAAGCCATGATCAATTTGCGAAACGCTGGGGAAAGTTACACAAGGAACGATCGCACAACTATCACTACGTGAGCTTAGGAGTCGGCACAGGAAAGAAGGATCAGATTATCTTGAGCGACTTGCGTAAAGACTTCAGCAATCATGCCGAAACCAACAAACGCATGTTCTATTTTCCGGTAGACATGAGCCCTGAAATGCTCCGCTTGGGGGTGAAAAGTATAGCTGCTCTAGATCTGGTCAAGTTGTCCAGATTGCTACCTCTTCAAATCGATTTCGCAAACGAACAAAACATCGCGGAGCTTCGCGAAATGTTGGACAAATTTGTTGGAAACGAACCAATCCTGTTCTCTCTACTGGGAAATACGTTGGCTAATTTTGAAGACGATGGCGAGCTGTTGCAGCGGTTATCGCGCTTACTACGAGGAGGCGATAAACTGCTGCTTGAAGTTGCTTCAACAGAAACAATAAACGATGCGACAGTTAAGCTAGCGGCTCAGGAATATGCGGGCAGCAAGCGATTTTGCAAATTTGTTACTAGCTCATTGCTTCAGTACACGGATCTACCGGTCAACGAAGAGTGGGTCCAATATCACGCCGATGCGGAGGAGAGTAAAGCCATTCGGTTAACCATGTTCTACGAGAATAAGAGTCCGGACATTAGAAGTTTTCGACTTCCAGATTCCCTCTCTGTAAACTTTACGGCGGGTGACACAGTCCGACTGTATATCAGTCGCAAATACACTGCCGCAGGCATCCAAGGACTCATTGGAGCCGCGGGAATGGAAATCCAACACCGAGACAGAAAGCCATTTTCACCAACCTCCGGTGGATTTGGTATCGATCTATTACTTCTGAATAAAATGAAGGGCTGA